The Centroberyx gerrardi isolate f3 chromosome 24, fCenGer3.hap1.cur.20231027, whole genome shotgun sequence genome includes a region encoding these proteins:
- the tmbim4 gene encoding protein lifeguard 4 produces MSSEKYPRSSIEDDFNYGTNVATASVQIRMDFLRKVYSLLSLQIILTTATSALFMFSHTIRDFVHASPAVVLVSALGSLALLLALAIYRHQHPVNLYLLVTFTLLEAISVATALTFYEYSTILQAFFLTCAVFVGLTAYTFQSKRDFSKLGAGLFACLWILIIASFMRIFFNSDTTELVLAGAGALVFCGFIIYDTHLLMHQLSPEEHVLASINLYLDIVNLFLHLLRLLDSMKKN; encoded by the exons ATGAGTAGTGAAAAATACCCCAGGTCTTCTATTGAAGATGACTTTAACTATGGCACAAATGTTGCTACAGCCAGCGTCCAGATCCGGATGG ATTTCCTGCGGAAGGTGTACAGCCTCCTGAGTCTGCAGATCATCCTGACCACAGCCACCTCCGCCCTCTTCATGTTCTCTCACACCATCAGGGATTTTGTTCATGCCAG TCctgcagtggttttggtttcAGCCCTGGGCTCTCTGGCTCTGCTGCTGGCCTTGGCCATCTACAGACACCAGCACCCAGTCAACCTCTACCTGCTGGTCACATTT ACGTTGCTGGAGGCGATTTCTGTGGCGACAGCTT TGACCTTCTATGAATACTCCACAATACTTCAGGCCTTCTTCCTGAcctgtgctgtgtttgttggaCTGACGGCCTACACCTTCCAGTCCAAGAGAGACTTCAGCAAATTGGGAGCAGG ATTGTTTGCCTGCCTGTGGATCTTGATCATTGCGAGTTTCATGAGG ATCTTCTTCAACAGCGACACCACAGAGCTGGTTCTGGCCGGAGCTGGCGCTCTGGTGTTCTGCGGCTTCATCATCTACGACACCCACCTCCTGATGCACCAGCTTTCCCCCGAGGAGCACGTCCTGGCCTCCATCAACCTCTACCTGGACATCGTCAACCTCTTCCTGCACCTGCTGCGCCTCCTCGACTCCATGAAGAAGAACTAA